The following are from one region of the Prosthecobacter sp. genome:
- a CDS encoding YihY/virulence factor BrkB family protein, with product MKFFDIDGEQRAAAFAYYAFFALFPLIFLFVTLGSKFWDNATVVSYIIDNLGHYVPLNTSDRGVVDVAIHGIVDARGGISALAMLGLIWSSTHFFHAMVRGVNRAWGTIEYPWWRLPLHSFMMLGLVASALFIGVLVPLGISHLRHTAILQAEAFSSLFDIAVLFVPSMVLFYGLSMFFKFSPRRRTQFSEVALAALLTTILLQVCRNLFERYVYELSNYNAVYGAVAVVIVLLVWIYLSGVIIIYGGCLCAAQAEEFGRLKPPLRRGFHRLSPPRNPPGSK from the coding sequence GTGAAGTTTTTCGACATCGACGGCGAGCAGCGTGCGGCGGCCTTTGCCTATTATGCATTCTTTGCCCTGTTCCCACTTATCTTCCTCTTCGTCACCCTCGGTTCCAAGTTCTGGGATAATGCCACCGTGGTCAGTTATATCATCGACAACCTTGGGCATTATGTGCCGCTCAACACTTCGGACAGAGGTGTCGTCGATGTCGCGATTCATGGCATTGTCGATGCCCGTGGGGGCATCAGCGCCCTGGCAATGTTAGGGCTCATCTGGAGTTCTACTCATTTCTTCCACGCCATGGTCCGTGGTGTGAATCGAGCCTGGGGGACCATTGAGTACCCGTGGTGGCGGCTCCCGCTGCATAGTTTTATGATGCTGGGACTGGTGGCAAGCGCGCTCTTCATCGGTGTGCTGGTACCTCTGGGCATCAGTCATCTCCGGCACACCGCCATTCTGCAAGCCGAGGCATTCAGCAGCCTGTTTGACATCGCCGTTTTGTTCGTGCCTTCCATGGTGCTCTTCTATGGCCTCAGCATGTTTTTCAAATTTTCACCCCGGCGCCGCACGCAGTTCTCCGAAGTCGCTCTCGCCGCCCTTCTGACGACGATTCTCCTCCAGGTTTGCCGCAATCTGTTTGAGCGTTATGTGTATGAACTCAGCAATTACAACGCCGTCTATGGCGCGGTCGCAGTGGTGATCGTGCTGCTGGTGTGGATCTATTTGTCCGGCGTCATTATCATTTATGGCGGCTGCCTTTGCGCTGCACAGGCCGAGGAGTTTGGCAGGCTGAAGCCACCTCTTCGCCGTGGTTTCCACCGCTTGTCCCCTCCTAGAAATCCACCGGGATCAAAGTAG